In Acaryochloris marina S15, a single genomic region encodes these proteins:
- a CDS encoding glutaredoxin, with protein MPGPTVLIEIYRRAVASSSVEVDITSKDSPLRDNALLNTLTTKTVGIPVESEIREWLTEWWQP; from the coding sequence ATGCCAGGCCCTACTGTTTTAATCGAGATATACCGTCGAGCTGTAGCATCGAGTTCCGTTGAAGTCGACATAACTAGTAAAGACAGTCCTCTCAGAGATAATGCACTTTTAAACACGTTAACCACCAAGACAGTCGGAATTCCAGTGGAATCGGAAATCCGAGAATGGCTAACGGAATGGTGGCAACCCTAG
- a CDS encoding glutaredoxin yields MSGHEVVITLYRWAGAWGPFKVKIPCGECTLTKDVILDTLEHELAGIPVTLEIREWLSEWWKPLLKGGWHAPIVMVNDKVISQGHALNRGLLTEAVTAAYASKAPIQRSHLFGKESCPHCKRAKVYLDQAGIQYTYHDVVRSPRSLYEMLARVKPLVGPKTPITVPQIWLGGQYIGGADRLEQVMHEQGLFRPEYDGVKTAIQSR; encoded by the coding sequence ATGTCAGGCCATGAAGTTGTCATCACCTTGTACCGTTGGGCAGGAGCATGGGGACCTTTTAAAGTCAAAATTCCTTGCGGCGAATGCACCCTGACCAAAGATGTCATCCTAGACACCTTGGAACATGAGCTAGCAGGCATTCCCGTCACACTAGAAATCCGCGAATGGTTATCAGAGTGGTGGAAGCCCTTACTCAAAGGCGGATGGCATGCTCCAATTGTGATGGTAAATGATAAGGTCATTAGCCAAGGCCACGCCCTCAACCGAGGATTACTGACAGAAGCCGTGACGGCTGCCTACGCTAGCAAAGCCCCGATTCAAAGAAGTCATTTATTTGGGAAAGAGAGCTGCCCCCACTGCAAACGTGCCAAAGTTTATTTAGACCAAGCAGGTATTCAGTACACTTACCATGATGTGGTTCGCAGCCCCCGCTCACTCTACGAAATGTTGGCACGGGTAAAGCCCCTCGTTGGCCCCAAAACACCGATTACCGTTCCCCAAATTTGGCTGGGAGGGCAATATATCGGTGGTGCGGATCGCCTAGAGCAGGTGATGCATGAGCAAGGATTATTCCGCCCTGAATATGATGGAGTAAAAACGGCTATTCAATCTAGATAA
- a CDS encoding ATP-grasp domain-containing protein — protein MSTITKAFIQELGNRKLETEEQQVVEELNRRKIPYSFFTEKRIHRRQLPLGKHTLVVGNLPCILGALKQLNIPWPEPNDYPICLQDCLHRRTWQSTVSDLAIRLEKGDYPAIFAKPCSRRKQFTGAIFQSESDLAQVSGVSKYEPLICSEVVNWRSEYRVYVVRSQIRGIHHYEGDPLVQVNRDTVEKAVRILRESGEAYAGYAIDFGVLDSGKTALIEMNDGFAIGAYGISAQDYTDMILARWEELLSQSKT, from the coding sequence ATGTCAACGATTACTAAAGCTTTTATTCAAGAGCTAGGGAATAGAAAACTAGAAACAGAAGAGCAACAGGTCGTTGAAGAGTTAAATCGGAGAAAAATACCCTACTCCTTTTTCACGGAAAAGCGTATACATCGCCGACAACTCCCTCTTGGTAAACATACCCTTGTGGTCGGCAATCTTCCTTGTATTTTGGGGGCGTTGAAACAACTGAACATTCCTTGGCCAGAACCCAATGACTATCCAATTTGCTTACAGGATTGTTTGCACCGACGGACTTGGCAATCAACTGTATCAGACCTAGCAATTAGACTAGAGAAAGGGGACTATCCTGCCATTTTTGCCAAACCCTGTTCTCGTCGAAAGCAATTTACAGGGGCGATTTTTCAATCTGAGTCTGATTTAGCCCAAGTTTCAGGTGTATCAAAATACGAACCACTGATTTGTTCGGAAGTCGTCAATTGGCGCAGTGAGTATCGAGTTTATGTTGTTCGATCCCAAATCAGAGGGATTCACCACTATGAGGGCGATCCGCTGGTTCAAGTAAATCGAGATACTGTTGAAAAGGCCGTCCGTATCCTTAGGGAATCGGGTGAGGCTTATGCTGGTTACGCGATTGATTTTGGTGTACTCGATTCTGGCAAAACCGCTCTGATTGAAATGAACGATGGGTTTGCCATTGGTGCCTATGGGATTAGTGCCCAAGACTATACTGATATGATCCTAGCGAGGTGGGAAGAACTACTCAGTCAGAGTAAAACCTAG
- a CDS encoding GIY-YIG nuclease family protein, translated as MGIENPNAIEHQNVPQAHQGLHDFLYSSDDEHTAGTAITPTTDQSTEVPISISTWCEAAGEVKVAGVYAVFDQAGSPQYVNYSRNVSLSLKSHISQHGEDICAQVKVQPFKFPKRAEMEQLRDQWIDAFPSLPPGNTGDGKWAGSVKDAALQAMSAQERQVYEEKKVKLQKAMALGVASNTQPQSEAERRQDLESAINDDNWSEVIREQTKETRAE; from the coding sequence GTGGGTATCGAAAATCCGAATGCGATCGAGCATCAGAATGTACCACAAGCCCATCAAGGGCTACATGACTTTCTCTACAGTTCGGATGATGAGCATACGGCAGGCACCGCGATTACGCCAACCACAGATCAATCCACAGAAGTCCCTATTTCCATCTCTACTTGGTGTGAAGCTGCAGGCGAGGTCAAGGTTGCAGGCGTTTATGCTGTGTTTGATCAAGCCGGCAGTCCCCAATATGTAAACTATTCCCGCAATGTTTCCTTATCCTTGAAAAGCCATATTTCTCAGCATGGTGAGGATATCTGCGCTCAAGTAAAAGTTCAACCCTTTAAATTTCCCAAACGAGCTGAAATGGAGCAGTTGCGGGATCAGTGGATAGACGCCTTCCCCAGTCTTCCGCCTGGAAATACCGGAGACGGCAAATGGGCTGGGTCGGTTAAAGATGCAGCACTCCAAGCTATGTCGGCTCAAGAACGGCAGGTCTATGAAGAAAAGAAAGTGAAATTGCAGAAAGCAATGGCTCTAGGCGTAGCAAGCAATACCCAGCCCCAGAGCGAAGCAGAACGTCGGCAGGATTTGGAGTCTGCAATTAACGATGATAACTGGAGTGAAGTGATCCGCGAACAAACAAAGGAAACTCGTGCAGAATAG
- a CDS encoding carboxymuconolactone decarboxylase family protein: MTQRFDFSQSDPKAYQAMLGLETYLHNCGLKPPLLHLIKTRASQINGCAFCIDMHTKEARADGESEQRLYALSAWVETSFFTPAERAVLALTEVVTCISEKAVPDTVYAEVCRHFSDAEVTKILMAIVTINSWNRLAIAAQILPGSYTVAAVA; the protein is encoded by the coding sequence ATGACTCAACGATTCGATTTCAGTCAATCCGATCCGAAAGCTTATCAAGCTATGTTGGGATTAGAGACCTATCTCCATAACTGTGGCCTGAAGCCGCCATTGCTGCATTTGATCAAAACACGAGCCTCTCAGATCAACGGCTGTGCCTTCTGCATTGACATGCATACGAAAGAAGCCAGAGCCGACGGCGAATCGGAACAGCGCCTTTATGCCCTGAGTGCTTGGGTAGAAACGTCCTTTTTTACTCCAGCAGAACGGGCTGTCCTAGCTTTAACTGAGGTGGTAACGTGCATTTCGGAGAAAGCCGTCCCCGATACGGTTTATGCCGAAGTGTGTCGACATTTCTCGGACGCAGAGGTCACGAAAATTTTAATGGCAATTGTGACTATCAACAGCTGGAATCGACTGGCAATTGCAGCTCAAATCTTGCCTGGCAGTTACACTGTTGCAGCTGTCGCTTGA
- a CDS encoding ISNCY family transposase: MNEGVLNFPLLLHWLHQLIEHLDDPRQPSNGTKFSLKDIVLGAFAVFFMQCPSFLEYQRHVHSRHGRDNAQALFELTELPTSNQIKNVLDLIAFRLLFPIFYQIYSVLLRRGYLEQYKVLGGHLLVGLDGSEYFSSNRICCDQCSTKTHRDGSVTYTHTAVLPVLVCPEIEHVISLAPEFIRPQDGAEKQDSETAAAKRWIKGHAQGFDGAKITVLGDDLYSRQPMVETCLEDELNFIFVCLPSSHPELYEWVEYLEGIGDVEHLETRGWNGRYHEICQYRYYNRIPLREELPAVMVNWCEVSVTRAADGKTMYHNAFITHHFINDQSVAEIVSAGRARWKAENEGHNVLKTKGYHLEHNFGHGQKNLAAVLLVLNLLAFLFHTVLHLVDSTYQRMRKQRGTRQGFFHDIQTLTKYLLFESWEHLLQFMLDDPEPRIAADTS; encoded by the coding sequence ATGAATGAAGGTGTTCTAAATTTCCCTCTCTTACTGCACTGGCTACATCAGCTCATTGAGCACCTCGATGATCCACGTCAACCCAGTAATGGCACCAAATTTAGTCTCAAAGATATTGTATTAGGCGCATTTGCTGTCTTCTTTATGCAATGTCCTTCGTTTCTGGAGTACCAACGCCATGTTCATAGTCGTCATGGTCGTGACAACGCCCAAGCCCTCTTTGAGTTAACAGAACTCCCCACGAGCAACCAAATCAAGAATGTTTTGGACTTGATCGCATTTCGTCTTCTGTTTCCCATTTTTTATCAAATTTATAGCGTTCTCCTACGACGAGGTTATCTAGAGCAATATAAGGTTCTAGGTGGACACCTGTTGGTAGGGCTAGACGGCAGCGAGTATTTTTCCTCAAACCGGATTTGTTGCGATCAGTGTTCTACCAAAACCCATCGGGATGGGAGTGTCACCTATACGCACACCGCCGTGTTGCCCGTCCTCGTTTGTCCGGAAATTGAACATGTCATTTCTCTGGCCCCAGAGTTCATTCGTCCTCAAGATGGTGCGGAGAAACAGGATAGTGAAACCGCTGCGGCCAAACGGTGGATCAAGGGGCATGCTCAAGGGTTTGACGGAGCCAAGATTACGGTTCTTGGCGATGACCTCTATAGCCGTCAACCGATGGTGGAGACTTGTTTAGAGGATGAGTTGAACTTCATTTTTGTCTGTTTGCCCTCCTCCCATCCAGAGCTATATGAATGGGTAGAGTATTTAGAAGGTATTGGAGATGTTGAGCATCTAGAGACTCGGGGCTGGAACGGTCGCTATCATGAAATTTGTCAGTATCGCTATTACAATCGCATCCCCCTGCGTGAGGAGCTACCAGCAGTGATGGTCAACTGGTGCGAAGTCTCTGTTACTCGTGCTGCTGATGGAAAGACTATGTATCACAACGCGTTCATTACTCACCATTTCATCAATGACCAAAGTGTGGCCGAGATTGTCAGTGCTGGACGTGCCCGATGGAAAGCGGAGAATGAAGGACACAATGTCCTCAAAACCAAGGGCTATCACTTAGAACATAATTTTGGTCATGGTCAGAAGAACCTTGCTGCTGTGCTATTGGTACTCAACCTGTTGGCATTCTTATTTCATACCGTCTTGCACTTGGTGGACTCCACTTATCAACGCATGCGAAAGCAACGGGGAACCCGACAAGGCTTTTTTCACGATATTCAGACTTTGACCAAATACTTGCTCTTTGAGAGTTGGGAGCATTTGCTCCAGTTTATGTTGGATGATCCAGAGCCTCGAATAGCAGCCGATACCTCATGA
- a CDS encoding RNA polymerase sigma-70 factor produces MGTQDSVASTDDFLEYRSLLFAIAYRMLGTVMDAEDMVQDTFLKWQTVSKSQVRSAKSYLTTIITRLCIDRLRSAQVQREQYIGPWLPEPIVTDLSADPHHRVELADSLTMAFLVMLERLSPIERAVFLLREIFDYNYDEIGPIVEKSAVNCRQIARRARQQVTKPRPRFSSSPEQHQQLTLKFMQACQQGEMEGLLQYLADDITLWSDGGGHVVAALKPIQGAAKVSGFLRAIHRYQRKLGQISALNLVQVNGQTGIQFSISNKVETIAVLETLGHKITSIFFIRNPEKLRLKQAHHASSLH; encoded by the coding sequence ATGGGGACTCAAGACTCGGTAGCCTCAACGGATGATTTTTTAGAATATCGGTCGCTTTTGTTTGCGATCGCATATCGGATGCTGGGCACCGTTATGGATGCCGAAGATATGGTGCAGGATACATTTCTCAAATGGCAAACCGTATCAAAATCTCAAGTACGGTCTGCCAAAAGCTATCTCACCACCATCATCACCCGACTCTGTATCGATCGCTTGCGATCCGCTCAAGTTCAGCGAGAGCAATATATTGGCCCCTGGCTTCCAGAACCAATCGTCACCGATCTCTCAGCCGATCCCCATCATCGAGTTGAACTGGCTGACTCCTTAACAATGGCCTTTTTGGTCATGCTAGAACGGCTCTCCCCAATCGAGAGAGCCGTTTTTCTATTACGAGAGATCTTTGACTATAACTACGACGAAATTGGGCCAATCGTTGAGAAAAGTGCCGTTAATTGTCGTCAAATTGCTCGCCGAGCCCGTCAACAAGTAACCAAACCACGACCTCGATTTTCGTCTTCCCCCGAACAGCACCAGCAGCTTACCCTGAAATTTATGCAGGCTTGCCAACAGGGAGAGATGGAGGGCTTGCTGCAATATCTAGCTGATGATATTACCCTCTGGTCCGATGGCGGAGGGCATGTAGTTGCAGCCCTCAAGCCCATTCAGGGTGCAGCCAAAGTAAGCGGATTCCTCCGTGCCATCCATCGGTATCAACGCAAATTGGGCCAGATCTCAGCCCTCAATCTAGTTCAGGTCAATGGCCAAACGGGGATTCAGTTCTCGATCTCAAACAAAGTTGAAACGATTGCTGTCTTAGAGACGCTAGGGCACAAGATAACTTCGATCTTTTTTATCAGAAATCCTGAAAAACTGAGGTTAAAGCAAGCCCATCATGCAAGCAGTCTTCATTGA
- a CDS encoding DEAD/DEAH box helicase has protein sequence MSQPTLSRFADLEIAPPLLQAVEEVGYESPSPIQAQSIPPLLAGRDLLGQAQTGTGKTAAFALPLLSRLDLSKAHPQILVLAPTRELAIQVAEAMQTYARHLPGFHIATLYGGQNISTQLRQLRRGVHAVVGTPGRLIDHLLRGTLKLDNLSTIVLDEADEMLRMGFIEDVEKILDATPKGRQVALFSATMPSAIRRVAQRHLKDPVEIQIKSKTATVSTVTQRYWQVRGLSKLDALTRILEVEDFEAMLVFVRTKVMAAELAEKLEARGYSSAVLSGDISQPLREKTIERIKAGRLDIIVATDVAARGLDVERISHVINYDIPYDTETYVHRIGRTGRAGRQGDAILFVSSREKRMLRSIEQATRQPIQPMQIPSHADIADRRIVQFKQLITDTIEDQDLGFFEDLISNYQQEQDLNLREIAASLAYLVQKDKPLVPPKEDLSSDAGHAVQTSNWAADLGKPSHQQMQLFRIEVGRQHEVKPKNIVGAIANEVNLAPRYIGQIKLFDTFSTVYLPECMPKSVFQHLKQVRVRGQKLNISLCDNEERSRNRSAKPSHKGRNKKHAHRKAKAGKS, from the coding sequence ATGTCACAACCTACCCTTTCTCGGTTTGCCGATCTTGAGATCGCACCACCGTTGCTGCAAGCCGTTGAAGAAGTCGGCTATGAGTCCCCTTCTCCGATTCAAGCCCAGAGTATTCCACCTTTATTAGCAGGCCGTGATTTACTAGGCCAAGCCCAAACAGGAACGGGCAAAACGGCAGCCTTTGCTTTACCCCTGCTGAGCCGACTGGATCTATCCAAAGCCCATCCTCAAATCTTAGTTTTAGCGCCTACCCGAGAATTAGCGATTCAGGTGGCAGAAGCAATGCAGACCTATGCTCGCCATCTTCCTGGCTTTCATATCGCCACCCTGTACGGTGGCCAAAATATCAGCACCCAGCTCCGACAACTCCGTCGCGGGGTTCATGCAGTTGTGGGAACACCCGGACGACTGATCGATCACCTTCTGCGGGGCACACTCAAACTAGACAACCTCTCAACTATTGTTCTAGATGAAGCCGACGAAATGCTGCGCATGGGCTTTATCGAAGATGTTGAGAAAATCCTAGACGCAACACCGAAAGGGCGGCAGGTCGCTCTATTCTCCGCCACGATGCCCTCTGCGATTCGACGAGTGGCTCAGCGACATCTCAAGGATCCCGTCGAGATTCAAATCAAGTCGAAAACTGCCACCGTTTCGACGGTAACCCAACGCTATTGGCAAGTTCGAGGCCTCAGCAAACTCGATGCCCTAACCCGCATCTTAGAAGTTGAAGACTTTGAAGCAATGCTGGTCTTCGTTCGCACCAAAGTTATGGCAGCCGAATTGGCTGAGAAACTAGAGGCTAGAGGTTACTCCAGTGCGGTCCTCAGCGGCGATATTAGCCAGCCTTTACGGGAAAAAACTATTGAACGGATCAAGGCCGGTCGTTTAGACATCATCGTGGCCACGGACGTTGCTGCCCGAGGGTTGGATGTCGAACGGATTAGCCATGTGATTAATTACGACATTCCCTACGATACAGAAACCTATGTCCATCGCATTGGTCGAACAGGGAGAGCGGGAAGACAAGGGGATGCCATCCTATTTGTGTCTTCTCGGGAAAAGCGGATGCTGCGGTCTATTGAGCAGGCCACCCGCCAGCCTATTCAGCCGATGCAAATCCCTAGTCATGCAGATATCGCCGATCGTCGGATTGTTCAATTCAAGCAGTTGATTACTGACACCATAGAAGATCAGGATCTAGGTTTCTTTGAAGATCTGATCTCCAATTATCAGCAGGAGCAGGACTTGAACTTGCGAGAAATCGCTGCCTCCCTAGCTTATTTAGTGCAAAAAGATAAGCCCTTGGTCCCCCCCAAAGAAGATTTATCGTCAGATGCGGGTCATGCCGTTCAAACCAGTAACTGGGCCGCAGATTTGGGTAAACCCTCCCATCAACAGATGCAGCTATTCCGCATTGAGGTGGGCCGCCAACATGAGGTGAAGCCGAAGAATATCGTGGGTGCGATCGCAAATGAAGTTAACCTCGCTCCTCGCTATATCGGTCAAATCAAATTGTTTGATACCTTCAGTACGGTATATCTGCCAGAATGCATGCCAAAATCTGTTTTCCAACATCTGAAACAGGTCAGAGTCCGGGGACAGAAGCTGAATATTAGTTTGTGCGATAACGAAGAACGGTCTAGAAATCGCTCAGCTAAACCCTCCCACAAGGGTCGAAATAAGAAGCATGCCCACCGTAAAGCAAAGGCCGGGAAAAGCTAA
- the ndhC gene encoding photosynthetic/respiratory NAD(P)H-quinone oxidoreductase subunit C, which translates to MFALSGYEYLLGFLLLCSLVPLLALSASKVLRPSNQGAVRRTTYESGMEPVGGAWIQFNIRYYMFALVFVIFDVETVFLYPWAVAFHKLGVLAFIEALIFIAILIVGLVYAWRKGALEWS; encoded by the coding sequence ATGTTTGCTTTAAGCGGCTACGAATATCTATTAGGTTTCTTACTACTGTGTAGCTTAGTTCCACTCTTAGCCCTCAGTGCGTCCAAAGTCCTTCGTCCCAGTAATCAAGGGGCTGTTCGGCGAACAACCTATGAATCTGGCATGGAGCCTGTGGGTGGAGCTTGGATCCAGTTCAATATTCGCTACTATATGTTTGCCCTAGTCTTCGTCATTTTTGATGTAGAAACGGTTTTTCTCTATCCCTGGGCCGTAGCATTCCATAAACTAGGTGTTTTAGCCTTTATCGAGGCCCTGATCTTTATTGCCATCCTGATTGTGGGTTTGGTTTACGCCTGGCGAAAAGGAGCCTTGGAGTGGTCCTAA
- a CDS encoding NAD(P)H-quinone oxidoreductase subunit J, whose product MAESSPESTQDEQSVAEEQAAPIIEAGPVAKHLTQAGFTVEALGADHLGIEMVKVTADQLVDVATALVDDGYNYLLCQGGYDSGPGQDLVSMYHLLKLSDNAEQPPEVRIKVFLPREDPRVPTLYWVYKASDWQERESYDMYGIIYEGHPNLTRILMPEDWVGWPLRKDYISPDFYELQDAY is encoded by the coding sequence GTGGCAGAGTCCTCTCCCGAATCAACGCAAGACGAACAATCTGTTGCAGAAGAACAAGCAGCACCCATTATTGAAGCAGGTCCTGTCGCCAAACATCTGACCCAAGCAGGTTTCACGGTTGAAGCCTTGGGAGCCGATCATCTCGGCATAGAAATGGTCAAAGTGACTGCTGATCAGCTCGTGGATGTGGCTACGGCTTTGGTCGATGACGGCTATAACTATCTCCTGTGCCAAGGCGGATATGACTCAGGGCCAGGCCAAGATTTAGTCAGCATGTACCATCTCTTGAAGCTCAGCGACAATGCTGAACAACCTCCCGAAGTCAGAATCAAAGTCTTTCTGCCTCGAGAAGATCCTCGCGTCCCCACTCTGTATTGGGTGTATAAAGCCTCTGACTGGCAAGAGCGTGAGTCCTATGACATGTATGGCATCATCTACGAAGGTCATCCAAACCTGACTCGTATCCTTATGCCTGAAGATTGGGTGGGTTGGCCGTTGCGTAAGGACTATATCAGTCCAGATTTCTACGAACTTCAGGATGCCTATTAA
- a CDS encoding inositol-3-phosphate synthase, translating to MEKIKIAIIGIGNCASSLVQGIEYYKTKSPEDAIGIMHWDIGGFKPHDIEVVAAFDVDERKVGQDVSKAIFSAPNCTTVFCSDLPDSGVKVSMGKILDGFSEHMSDHKPEYTFILSQAAEPSKADIVKSLKDSGAEILVNYLPVGSEEATNFYAECAIDAGVGFVNCIPVFIASNPLWAEKFKQNNLPIVGDDIKAQLGATITHRTLSDLFKKRGVKLERTYQLNTGGNTDFLNMLNRSRLASKKESKTEAVQAVLGDRLDDHDIHVGPSDYVSWQQDNKVCFIRMEGKLFGDVPMNIELRLSVEDSPNSAGVSIDAIRCCKLALKAKKGGILHSPSSFFMKHPPQQFTDQEAYDMTEDFIAGRRED from the coding sequence GTGGAAAAGATCAAGATAGCGATAATAGGGATTGGCAACTGTGCAAGCTCCCTGGTTCAAGGGATTGAGTATTACAAAACCAAAAGCCCTGAAGACGCCATTGGCATTATGCATTGGGACATTGGTGGGTTTAAACCCCACGATATAGAAGTCGTTGCGGCTTTTGATGTTGACGAACGCAAAGTTGGTCAGGATGTCTCTAAAGCTATTTTTTCTGCACCTAACTGCACCACTGTCTTTTGCTCAGACCTTCCCGATAGTGGTGTCAAAGTCTCTATGGGTAAAATCTTGGATGGCTTCTCTGAGCATATGAGCGATCACAAGCCTGAATATACGTTTATTCTTAGTCAGGCAGCAGAACCTTCTAAAGCAGATATTGTCAAAAGCCTTAAAGACTCTGGGGCCGAGATTCTCGTCAACTATTTACCCGTAGGTTCGGAAGAAGCGACGAACTTTTACGCTGAATGTGCAATTGATGCAGGCGTCGGCTTTGTCAATTGCATTCCAGTCTTTATCGCTAGCAATCCTCTGTGGGCCGAAAAGTTTAAGCAAAATAATCTTCCCATTGTTGGAGATGACATTAAAGCCCAACTGGGTGCCACCATTACCCACCGCACGCTATCTGACTTATTTAAGAAGCGTGGCGTGAAGTTAGAGCGGACTTACCAGCTCAATACAGGTGGCAACACAGACTTTCTGAATATGCTTAATCGCAGCCGCCTGGCCTCGAAGAAAGAGTCGAAAACCGAAGCGGTTCAGGCAGTATTAGGTGATCGCCTAGACGATCACGATATTCATGTGGGGCCAAGTGACTATGTCTCCTGGCAGCAAGACAATAAAGTCTGTTTTATTCGTATGGAAGGGAAGCTGTTTGGCGATGTTCCCATGAACATAGAACTGCGCTTGTCTGTGGAAGACTCTCCTAATTCTGCGGGCGTCTCTATTGATGCAATTCGATGCTGCAAACTAGCGCTGAAAGCTAAGAAAGGTGGGATTCTCCACTCCCCCTCATCCTTCTTTATGAAGCATCCTCCTCAGCAGTTCACGGATCAAGAAGCCTATGACATGACCGAAGACTTTATTGCAGGTCGTCGGGAAGACTAA
- the scpB gene encoding SMC-Scp complex subunit ScpB — protein sequence MVGTTETAASTRLATVIEAILYLKAQPLTLSKIVEYAQCDRDDAEDALIELMQDYAHRDSALEIVETDVGYSLQLRQTYKSMVNTLVPVDIGVGALRTLAAIALKGPIAQTDLVELRGSGAYQHVHDLMDQGFVQRRRLSTGRSYRVQVTNQFYQYFEIDQLPKI from the coding sequence GTGGTTGGCACTACTGAAACAGCCGCATCCACCCGTTTAGCAACGGTGATTGAGGCCATTCTCTACCTAAAAGCCCAACCGTTGACCCTCAGCAAAATTGTGGAATACGCTCAATGCGATCGCGATGATGCTGAAGATGCCTTGATCGAACTGATGCAAGATTATGCCCACCGGGATAGTGCCCTAGAAATTGTTGAAACCGATGTTGGCTACAGCCTCCAACTGCGTCAAACCTATAAAAGTATGGTGAATACGCTGGTTCCTGTTGATATAGGAGTTGGAGCCTTAAGAACCTTAGCTGCCATTGCCTTAAAAGGTCCCATTGCCCAAACCGATCTGGTGGAATTGAGAGGATCAGGCGCCTATCAGCATGTCCATGACCTAATGGATCAGGGATTTGTGCAAAGACGTCGTCTATCGACTGGACGGTCTTACCGAGTGCAAGTGACCAATCAGTTCTATCAGTATTTTGAGATTGACCAGCTCCCCAAAATCTAA
- a CDS encoding glucokinase: MQTILAGDIGGTKTILRLVKAEPSLSQHSIPQLTTLSEQTYPSQDFSDLSPMIEQFLAQSEAGTTTQAACFGIAGPVIDDTSELTNLSWSLNARRLESEFGINHVALINDFASVGYGILGLEKQDIATLQAAPANPKAPIAVIGAGTGLGEGFLIPDAKGYHVFPSEGGHADFAPRTPIEFQLLDFLRENMKLERVSVERVVSGTGIVSVYRFLRSLGQHPESSEMAQVFQAWEQRGDQPDHLVDPAAAIAQAALQSTDPLCQKTLALFVEAYGAEAGNLALKLLPYGGLYIAGGVAAKILPLLQTGAFLKAFQTKGRVSPLLHKVPIHVVLNPKVGLMGSAIYAAQLSADS; encoded by the coding sequence ATGCAAACCATTCTTGCTGGGGATATTGGAGGCACTAAAACCATTCTGCGCCTAGTCAAAGCAGAACCATCGCTTTCCCAACACTCTATTCCCCAACTGACAACGCTATCTGAACAGACTTACCCAAGTCAGGACTTTTCAGACTTAAGCCCTATGATTGAGCAGTTTCTGGCCCAATCCGAGGCAGGAACTACAACCCAAGCAGCCTGTTTTGGCATTGCTGGCCCTGTCATCGATGACACCTCAGAGCTCACTAACTTATCTTGGTCTTTGAATGCTCGTCGTCTGGAGTCGGAATTTGGTATCAATCATGTTGCCTTGATCAATGACTTTGCTTCAGTGGGATATGGCATTTTGGGCTTAGAAAAGCAAGACATTGCGACGCTGCAGGCTGCACCTGCAAACCCAAAAGCACCCATTGCCGTCATTGGCGCCGGTACTGGCTTAGGGGAAGGATTCCTGATACCAGATGCTAAAGGCTATCATGTCTTTCCCAGTGAAGGAGGCCATGCAGATTTTGCCCCCCGCACGCCTATTGAGTTTCAACTCCTTGATTTCTTGCGAGAGAATATGAAGCTAGAACGGGTTTCTGTGGAACGGGTCGTGTCTGGCACAGGGATTGTCTCGGTCTATCGATTTCTGCGGAGTTTAGGTCAGCATCCAGAGTCATCTGAGATGGCCCAGGTCTTTCAAGCTTGGGAGCAAAGAGGGGATCAACCCGATCATTTAGTTGATCCGGCAGCTGCGATCGCACAAGCCGCATTGCAGAGCACAGATCCCCTCTGTCAAAAAACCTTGGCCCTCTTTGTCGAAGCCTATGGGGCTGAAGCTGGAAATTTAGCATTAAAGCTTCTACCCTATGGAGGGCTGTACATTGCTGGGGGCGTAGCAGCTAAAATTTTGCCCTTACTTCAGACAGGGGCATTCCTCAAAGCATTTCAGACTAAGGGACGAGTGAGTCCTCTCCTCCATAAAGTTCCGATTCATGTCGTGCTCAATCCCAAAGTAGGGCTAATGGGTTCCGCCATCTACGCAGCCCAGCTCTCAGCAGATTCTTAG